Proteins from one candidate division KSB1 bacterium genomic window:
- a CDS encoding methyltransferase domain-containing protein encodes MPNKQTDKIRNRYSRIAGIYDILESPMEHMLANWRGTLMKNIRGRVLEVGVGTGKNLAWYPDHLQVTGIDFSPAMIERAERKAAEMNREFDLRVMDVQNMDFPDNHFDSVVTSCVFCSVPDPVRGFREIRRVLKPGGRAVMLEHVRSHKPVLGAMMDILNPVPLHIYGANINRETVDNLKKAGFENSRVIDLWLDIVKLIIAEK; translated from the coding sequence ATGCCAAATAAACAAACAGACAAAATCCGCAACCGCTACAGCCGCATTGCCGGGATTTATGATATCCTCGAAAGCCCCATGGAGCATATGTTGGCCAACTGGCGCGGCACATTGATGAAAAATATCAGAGGCCGGGTTCTTGAAGTGGGTGTAGGCACGGGTAAAAATCTGGCCTGGTATCCGGATCACTTACAGGTGACCGGCATCGATTTCAGTCCGGCCATGATCGAACGGGCCGAACGCAAAGCCGCTGAAATGAACAGAGAATTCGATCTGCGCGTCATGGATGTTCAGAATATGGATTTCCCGGACAATCATTTCGACAGCGTGGTCACCTCCTGTGTGTTTTGTTCGGTGCCGGATCCGGTTAGAGGATTCAGAGAAATCCGGAGGGTGCTCAAACCCGGCGGCCGTGCCGTGATGCTGGAGCATGTGCGCAGCCACAAACCGGTTTTGGGTGCGATGATGGATATCTTGAATCCGGTTCCCCTGCATATTTATGGCGCTAACATCAACCGGGAAACCGTGGACAATCTAAAAAAAGCAGGATTTGAAAACAGTCGGGTGATAGATCTGTGGCTGGATATTGTCAAATTGATCATAGCGGAGAAATAA
- a CDS encoding multicopper oxidase domain-containing protein, producing the protein MKRRTFFKTAGLGALAANGLLSSCGRGNTSRAAKPDPDFIPDIEINLTAKPGRLQILDGPETGIWHYTGEVIKGDANALTNLPDTWVGPVIKARRGQKMRIYFRNQVDQVSIIHWHGLHVPPEADGHPRYVIKPGGEYVYEFTIMDRPGTYWFHPHPHGKTGPQVYRGLAGLFLVTDEEEEQLNLPAGDHDVPLIIQDRQFSPDNQLIYIQNRMQQMLGFLGDTVLVNGKSGYTLKADTGVYRLRILNGSNSRIYKLAWQDGTPMTVIGTDGGLLKEPVTRPFLTLGPAERFDVIADFSDRHPGDELKLVSLPIPGVDAGMGMMGRGMMGGTNRNVPENGAAFDISRVKITHKANNRFQLPSKLSDFEPLSAQDATNSNEPRRFEFAMGRHMQWTINGRTFEMTDVADYEKVKLNTTEIWEFINAGGDMGMMGGMMNMPHPVHIHGLQFKIFDRQIDPRFAAAWDALKDGVVDHGRKDSFLLLPGARVQVALRFEDFSGLYLYHCHNLEHEDMGMMRNYRIESG; encoded by the coding sequence ATGAAACGTCGAACGTTTTTCAAAACAGCAGGACTCGGCGCGCTGGCGGCCAACGGTTTGCTCTCATCCTGCGGCCGCGGGAACACATCACGTGCCGCCAAACCAGATCCGGATTTTATCCCGGATATAGAGATCAACCTGACTGCAAAACCCGGACGCCTGCAGATTTTGGACGGTCCGGAAACCGGTATATGGCATTACACGGGTGAGGTTATAAAAGGCGATGCAAACGCTCTGACCAACCTGCCGGATACCTGGGTGGGACCGGTCATCAAAGCGCGTCGCGGACAAAAGATGCGTATTTATTTCCGCAATCAGGTCGACCAGGTTTCCATCATTCACTGGCACGGCCTGCATGTGCCGCCGGAGGCAGATGGTCATCCGCGCTATGTGATCAAACCGGGCGGAGAATACGTCTATGAATTTACCATTATGGACCGTCCCGGCACCTACTGGTTTCACCCGCATCCGCATGGAAAAACCGGCCCCCAGGTGTATCGCGGACTGGCCGGTCTGTTTCTGGTGACAGACGAGGAAGAGGAACAGCTGAACCTGCCGGCCGGCGATCATGACGTGCCGCTGATCATTCAGGATCGACAGTTTAGTCCGGACAACCAACTGATCTACATTCAGAACCGTATGCAGCAGATGCTGGGATTCCTGGGTGATACCGTGCTGGTCAACGGAAAGTCCGGATATACCTTAAAAGCGGACACCGGCGTTTACAGGCTGCGAATATTAAACGGCTCCAATTCGCGTATCTACAAGCTGGCCTGGCAGGACGGGACTCCGATGACCGTGATCGGCACAGACGGCGGATTACTCAAAGAACCTGTCACCCGGCCTTTTCTGACCCTGGGCCCGGCCGAACGCTTTGATGTGATCGCTGATTTTTCAGACCGTCATCCGGGTGATGAACTCAAACTGGTCAGTCTTCCTATACCGGGAGTTGATGCCGGTATGGGTATGATGGGACGCGGCATGATGGGCGGTACAAACCGCAATGTACCGGAAAACGGCGCAGCCTTTGATATTTCACGCGTGAAAATCACACATAAAGCGAACAACCGCTTTCAGCTGCCCTCAAAGCTCTCAGACTTTGAGCCTCTGTCAGCACAGGATGCCACCAATTCAAACGAGCCGAGGCGCTTTGAATTCGCCATGGGCCGACATATGCAATGGACCATCAACGGCAGAACGTTTGAAATGACAGATGTTGCTGACTATGAAAAAGTAAAGCTGAACACCACAGAAATCTGGGAATTTATCAATGCGGGCGGCGATATGGGCATGATGGGCGGCATGATGAATATGCCGCATCCGGTGCATATTCACGGTTTGCAGTTCAAAATTTTTGATCGTCAGATCGATCCGCGCTTCGCCGCAGCCTGGGACGCGCTCAAAGACGGTGTTGTAGATCATGGCAGAAAGGACAGTTTTCTGCTGCTGCCGGGTGCGCGGGTGCAGGTGGCGCTCCGATTTGAGGATTTCAGCGGATTGTATTTGTATCATTGCCACAATCTGGAACACGAGGATATGGGCATGATGCGCAATTACCGGATCGAATCCGGTTAA